A single genomic interval of Pan paniscus chromosome 18, NHGRI_mPanPan1-v2.0_pri, whole genome shotgun sequence harbors:
- the PYCARD gene encoding apoptosis-associated speck-like protein containing a CARD isoform X2, with protein sequence MGRARDAILDALENLTAEELKKFKLKLLSVPLREGYGRIPRGALLSMDALDLTDKLVSFYLETYGAELTANVLRDMGLQEMAGQLQAATHQGLHFIDQHRAALIARVTNVEWLLDALYGKVLTDEQYQAVRAEPTNPSKMRKLFSFTPAWNWTCKDLLLQALRESQSYLVEDLEQS encoded by the exons ATGGGGCGCGCGCGCGACGCCATCCTGGATGCGCTGGAGAACCTGACCGCCGAGGAGCTCAAGAAGTTCAAGCTGAAGCTGCTGTCGGTGCCGCTGCGCGAGGGCTACGGGCGCATCCCGCGGGGCGCGCTGCTGTCCATGGACGCCTTGGACCTCACCGACAAGCTGGTTAGCTTCTACCTGGAGACCTACGGCGCCGAGCTCACCGCTAACGTGCTGCGCGACATGGGCCTGCAGGAGATGGCCGGGCAGCTGCAGGCGGCCACGCACCAGG gcctgcACTTTATAGACCAGCACCGGGCTGCGCTTATCGCGAGGGTCACAAACGTTGAGTGGCTGCTGGATGCCCTGTACGGGAAGGTCCTGACGGATGAGCAGTACCAGGCAGTGCGGGCCGAGCCCACCAACCCAAGCAAGATGCGGAAGCTCTTCAGTTTCACACCAGCCTGGAACTGGACCTGCAAGGACTTGCTCCTCCAGGCCCTAAGGGAGTCCCAGTCCTACCTGGTGGAGGACCTGGAGCAGAGCTGA
- the PYCARD gene encoding apoptosis-associated speck-like protein containing a CARD isoform X1 → MGRARDAILDALENLTAEELKKFKLKLLSVPLREGYGRIPRGALLSMDALDLTDKLVSFYLETYGAELTANVLRDMGLQEMAGQLQAATHQGSGAEPAGIQAPPQSAAKPGLHFIDQHRAALIARVTNVEWLLDALYGKVLTDEQYQAVRAEPTNPSKMRKLFSFTPAWNWTCKDLLLQALRESQSYLVEDLEQS, encoded by the exons ATGGGGCGCGCGCGCGACGCCATCCTGGATGCGCTGGAGAACCTGACCGCCGAGGAGCTCAAGAAGTTCAAGCTGAAGCTGCTGTCGGTGCCGCTGCGCGAGGGCTACGGGCGCATCCCGCGGGGCGCGCTGCTGTCCATGGACGCCTTGGACCTCACCGACAAGCTGGTTAGCTTCTACCTGGAGACCTACGGCGCCGAGCTCACCGCTAACGTGCTGCGCGACATGGGCCTGCAGGAGATGGCCGGGCAGCTGCAGGCGGCCACGCACCAGG GCTCTGGAGCCGAGCCAGCTGGGATCCAGGCCCCTCCTCAGTCGGCAGCCAAGCCAG gcctgcACTTTATAGACCAGCACCGGGCTGCGCTTATCGCGAGGGTCACAAACGTTGAGTGGCTGCTGGATGCCCTGTACGGGAAGGTCCTGACGGATGAGCAGTACCAGGCAGTGCGGGCCGAGCCCACCAACCCAAGCAAGATGCGGAAGCTCTTCAGTTTCACACCAGCCTGGAACTGGACCTGCAAGGACTTGCTCCTCCAGGCCCTAAGGGAGTCCCAGTCCTACCTGGTGGAGGACCTGGAGCAGAGCTGA
- the PYCARD gene encoding apoptosis-associated speck-like protein containing a CARD isoform X3, whose amino-acid sequence MGRARDAILDALENLTAEELKKFKLKLLSVPLREGYGRIPRGALLSMDALDLTDKLVSFYLETYGAELTANVLRDMGLQEMAGQLQAATHQAALPERRLPALGLPTNGTPASRREGKGRGSLGPYPSRLWSRASWDPGPSSVGSQARPALYRPAPGCAYREGHKR is encoded by the exons ATGGGGCGCGCGCGCGACGCCATCCTGGATGCGCTGGAGAACCTGACCGCCGAGGAGCTCAAGAAGTTCAAGCTGAAGCTGCTGTCGGTGCCGCTGCGCGAGGGCTACGGGCGCATCCCGCGGGGCGCGCTGCTGTCCATGGACGCCTTGGACCTCACCGACAAGCTGGTTAGCTTCTACCTGGAGACCTACGGCGCCGAGCTCACCGCTAACGTGCTGCGCGACATGGGCCTGCAGGAGATGGCCGGGCAGCTGCAGGCGGCCACGCACCAGG CTGCTCTACCGGAAAGGAGGCTCCCCGCGCTTGGCCTACCGACCAACGGGACCCCGGCCTCACGgcgggaagggaagggaaggggatcACTTGGCCCATATCCTTCCAGGCTCTGGAGCCGAGCCAGCTGGGATCCAGGCCCCTCCTCAGTCGGCAGCCAAGCCAG gcctgcACTTTATAGACCAGCACCGGGCTGCGCTTATCGCGAGGGTCACAAACGTTGA